The window TGCGGTCTTTCGAGGGTTCGGTGACCGCTATGACTTCTCCATCCGCCACGGCCTCTCCTGTACGGTCGAGGCATTTGACGGTTTTGCCTTTTTCCGGCAGCGGCAGCATTTCATAGGGGAGTTTGATCACGGCTTTGTCCGCCGCGTAGGTCATGTCTATTACGAAGCAGGCCAGTCCGGGGCATCTGGAGACGCAGATTCCGCACCCAGTGCATTTGGCGTAGTCTATCTGCGGCACGTCGTTTATGTCTTCAAAGGGGAGGACGGCTCCCGTTGGGCAGCTGGTGTAGCAGGGGTTGCAGGGGATGCGTTTCGGGCATTCGATTACCACGTAGCCGCCTTTTTTGGTTTCCCACGCCTCCTGCGGCGGCAGTACCGCACCTTCGGTGTGTTCCACGAGGATTCCGCTGTTGAATAGTTTTTCTTTATCGCATGTGCAGCCCATTGTCTACGCCTCCCATCTTTCTACGAGGACCTGGCCTATTCCGGCGAGGATTTTTTCTCCCACTTCTCCGGCGCGGAGGTGGTGGAGTCTGGTCCAGTATTCTTCGAATTTTTTGTCTTCTACTTTGTGGCCGAGGGCTTTGGCCGCCGCGTGGCCCGCTATGCGCCCCTCTACCATGGCCGCCGAGGCCTCTTCTATGCCGGAGGCGTCTCCCGCAACCCAGATGTCAGGGTTGCTGGTGCGCATGGTTTTGTCTCTGAAGGGTACGTAGCCGCAGAGCTGCGGTACGAACTGCATTTTGCAGCCCGCCTGCCAGAAGAGTTCGGTGGTCGGCGTGAGGCCTACGGCCATGCAGATGATGTCGCAGTCTATTTTACGGGGCTCGCCTATGAGCTGGAATTTGTCGTCGAGTTCCTGGATGACTGCTCCCTCGAGGACTTTGTCGCCTATGGCCTCGACTATGGTGTGTCTCAGGAGGATGGGGATGCCGAGTCTTCTTATTTTCGCCGCGTGGACCCAGTAGCCGCCGATTTTAGGCATGGCTTCTACTACCGCCGCCACTTCGACTCCCGCCTGGGTGAGCTGGTAGCTGACTATGAGGCCGATGTTCCCCGCTCCCACCATGACGACTTTTTTGCCCGGCACGACTCCGTAGACGTTCATGAGGGTCTGTACCGCTCCCGCTCCGTAGACTCCCGGAAGGTCGTTGTTGGGGAAGGGGATCATTCTCTCCTGCGCTCCCGTCGCCACGACCGCCTTTTTGGCTTTCACGCGGTAGTAGTTCTCTTCTCCCTCCATGACGGTGTAGACTCCGTCTTCGGGATAGCAGCCCGTCACGGTGGAGTTGCAGTTGATTTTTACTTTGTCTCCCAGCGACGATATTTCGTCGAGCAGGATGTCGGCTATCTTGTAGCCGCGCGTTCCCGCGTATTCGTCTCTGGAACCGAAGAATTTATGGGTCTGTTTGACGAGCTGGCCGCCGGGATGGAGGTCGCTCTCGATAACCGTGACGCTGGCTCCCGCAGTCGCCGCTTCCGCCGCCGCGCAGAGGCCCGCCGCTCCGCCGCCTATTACGAGGAGGTCCGTCTCATGTATTTTCTTCATCTCTTATACCCCTCCTTAACAGACTTCCAAAGGAACGCGGCCTTTGTCCCTCTGGGTCTCGACCTTCATGCCCGCCGTAAGCGGCGTGACGCAGGTGCGGACGTTGGGGACGCCGTCGACCACCATGAAGCAGGAGCTGCATTTGCCGATCGCGCAGAAGAAACCGCGCGTCCTCTTCATCTCCGGCGTGATGCGGTAGATGTGCACCCCGTTCGCGTGCAGCGCCATCGCTATCGGCTCCCCTTCGTATCCTTTGAGCTCGCGCCCGTCGAAGGTAAATGTCACTTCCCGACCGTGTTTGTAGTCCAGTATCGGGTGATTCTGTATCAGTTCCATGCCCTCTCTCCCTCCTTGGTCTTACGCCGGCCGGTGACGGCGCGGCGAATTGAATGCTGACAAACGTAAAGAAAAAATCGGTGAGTAGATTATAACATCAAAAAATTGTTTTGTATCAATTTTTTGATGTTAACATAGAATATTGTCATTCAATATTGAAATTTTGTCAAGATAAAATAAATATCTACACGCAAAAACATTGCTTTGTAGGCAAGGGTAGTATTATCGAAAAAATACTAAGCTTTTTTGCCATAATGGCTATGATTTACTGCTTTTTTTGTATATCTCTTATATATGCGTAGATGGTGAACTTTGTGTTGCCCATTTCAGCTGCCAGTGTGTCAACAGCGCCCTTGAGCAGGAAGAAGCCCTTGTCGTGAAGTTCCTTGATGACCTGCTTTTTTTCAGGTTTGGTGAGGTACTGCAGTGGTTTGCCGATTCGTCTTTTGGCCTGTGCGAGGGAATCTCCCATCACCTCTTCCAGGTCCTGCGCGAAGGACTCGCGCACCGGTTCGGGGAATTTTCCCGACTGGTCGGAGGGCGGGTCGAAGTTTTCAGGATATTGTTCAATCTTGCCCATGTCCACCTTGACGAGGCTTTCTATGAGCTCCTGCGCGGCGATGGCCTTTTTAAGGTCGTAGTTGATGCAGAGGAAGGCGATGGTTTTTTCGTTCTCGTCGCGGATGAAGATGCAGCTGCATTTGATAAGTTCGCCGCGGTTGTTCTTCGCGAGATAGTTGTAGATGCCGTCCTTGTTTTGGTACTCCTCGGATTGGAGCATGAAGAGGCCGAAGTCGGTCATCGGACCGCCCTCGCTCCGTCCCGTGACGTAACCGTTTTCGCAGAGGACGAGAGAGTGCTCCGGCATTGAGACGTCATGAAGGTTGACCTCGTAATCTTTGCCGAGTATCTTCGCCAGTCCGCGTACGACGGGGATGAGGATCTTTAATCTAGGGTTTATTTTTTGCGGGGCCGTCATCACAGTCACCTCCATGCTGTGGATTATTGTACACTAATTTGCGCGGCAAATAAACAAAAAATTGATATACCGGCAAAAAGATAACCGGAAGAGCGTAAAGCTCCTCCGGCTGTTCTCTCTGTCGTATTGGAATTTGTTTAGAGGACTTCCGCCAGCCGTTTGATACCCTCGCGGATGGTCTCAGGCGTAGAGTTAGTGTAGTTGAGCCTGAAGGTATTGACGTTCGTCTTGCCCGCGTACGGCCAGCGAACCAAAACGCCGTTCCTGCGTTTTGTGTGAGTCGGCTGGTCTCATCATGCAGGAACGGACGGTGGTGTGGTGGTTGTCTTGCCTATAGAACTTCAGCCAGCCGTTTGATACCCTCGCGGATGGTCTCAGGCGTAGAGTTAGTGTAGTTGAGCCTGAAGGTGTTCACATTTGTCTTGCCCGCATAAAATGGGTCTCCGGGGACGAAGGCGACCTTCTTTTCCATTGCCTTATGGAAGAGGTCGAGCGCCGACTGTCCCTCGGGGAGCGTCACCCAGATGAACATGCCGCCCTCCGGCTCGGTGTATTTCACATGGGCGGGGAAGTATTCCTTCATCGCCGCGAGCATCGCCTCGGCCTGTCCTTTATAGAGGGCGATGATCTTGTCCACATGCTTCTGGTATTCGTTGTGCGCGAGGTAATCGGCGATCATGTACTGCGAGAAGATGTTGGTGTGAAGGTCGCTTGACTGCTTGGCCGTCACAAGATGGTTCATGAGCTCCTTATCCTGCGTGATGATGAAGCCGAGGCGCATGCCGGGCGTGACGGTTTTGGAGAAGGTCCCGAGCAGCACGCTGTGAGGCAGCTTGCCGGCGCCGATGTAGGGGAGTTTTTCTCCCTTGAAGCGCAGCTCGCCGTAGGGGTCGTCCTCGACGAGCACCGTGTCATATCTGTCGAAGAGTGCGCAGACGGCCTCGCGGCGCTCCTTTGAATAGGTGAGCCCCGTGGGGTTCTGGAAGTTGGGCACTACGTAGGCGAACTTCACACGTTCTTTCTTGAGAGCCTCTTCGAGCTTCTTGAGGTCTAGGCCGTCGTCTTCCAGCGTGACCGGCAAAAATTCCGGCTCGAACATGCAGAAGGCCTGGATGGCTCCGAGGTATCCAGGTTCTTCGATGATGACGCGGTCGCCTTTATTGAGCAGCGTCTTCGCGATGAGGTCCAGAGCCTGCTGTGAACCAGTCGTGATGAGGACGTCTTCGGGCGTGATATTCAGACCGAAATTTTTGTTGTATTTGTCCGCCACAAACTGGCGCAGCGGCAGATGTCCCTCCGTGGTCGAATATTGAAAAACTTTGCCGCCCTCATTGTCGATGATACGGCAGGCGGACTCCTTTAACGCCTCTTCCGGGAAGGATATCGGGTTCGGAAGGCCGCCGGCGAAAGAGATTACGGACGGGTCCTGCGTCACCTTCAGTATGTCCCGGATGAACGAGGAGGGGGTCGATAAAATTCTGTCTGAATAGCGCATGGTGTGATCACTCCTTGGTAAAGATCTTTGCTTACTTTTCTAACGCAAACCGCCGGCTGCCGTGTTGCCTGCCGTCAGCCGGCGGGATATGCCTCTGTTTTGATGAAAGATGTGCCCTAGTTGGCGGCTTCGGCCCGTTTTGCCTGGATCTCGTCGGCGATGTCCGAGAATACGGCGAGCGCCTTGCTGAAGTCGAGGCGGCCAAGCCCGACGCGGAAGTGGTTGGTGTCGAGGCCGAAAGCGCGCTCTCCGATTATGAGCAGCTTTTTCTCAGTCATGGCACGCTCGCACATCTCCGTCACGTCATAGGGCGGCAGCAGGCGCGGGAAGGCTGTCGAACCGCCGTTGGGCTGTATCCACTGGAAGAGGTCCCGGTGTTTCTTGAAGAAGGCTTCGGCCATGCCGAGGTTCTCAAGGACTATCTTGTGGTTGCGCTGGAGCAGGTCGGGGGCGTTTCTCATCGCGATCGTCGCGAGTATTTCGCCGGGGGCGTTGTTGCAGTATGTCGTGTAGTCCTTATATCCGGCGCACTCTTCGATGAGCTGGCGGTTCTTGGAGGCGAGCCAGCCCATACGCGTACCGGGCAGCCCGTACTTGTTGAGGCCGCCGATGACCGTCGCGCGCGGATAGATGTCAGCGAGGGAGGGGAGCGCCGCCGCGGGATCGTGTTCCATGCCGCGGTAGGTCTCTTCGTTGAAGACCCAGGTTCCCATGCGGTCCGCGAGGTTGAGTATCCTGTCGAGCTCCGTGCGCACGGGGATGTATCCGGTCGGGTTGTTGGGGATGTTCATTATAAGCAGCTTTGTCTTCGGCGAGATGTTCTCGGCGAGGAAGTTCACATCGAGGCGCCAGCCCCAGCTTGTGACCTCCAGCGGCCACTTTATCACCTTGCAGCCGAGCGTGCGTGGCAGCTCGTAGAGCGAGGGAAGCGTCGGGTGCATGACGATCACTTCGTCGCCCGGCTCCAGCATGTTGTTCATGAAGATGAAGATACCCTCTTCGGGGGTGAGCTCCAGGATGTCGGAGGGGCGGAGAGAGGTGTAGCGTTTGGAGATCGCCTCACGCAGGGGAGCGAAGCCCGCCGGTCTCGTGTATCCCAGGCTCAGATTGTCCCAGAGTTTCTTGCATTCCGGGTCGGCCATATCCAATATTTCTTTCATTGAGCAGCTTTC is drawn from Cloacibacillus porcorum and contains these coding sequences:
- a CDS encoding 4Fe-4S dicluster domain-containing protein, with product MGCTCDKEKLFNSGILVEHTEGAVLPPQEAWETKKGGYVVIECPKRIPCNPCYTSCPTGAVLPFEDINDVPQIDYAKCTGCGICVSRCPGLACFVIDMTYAADKAVIKLPYEMLPLPEKGKTVKCLDRTGEAVADGEVIAVTEPSKDRTYVVSVVIPKEMADQIRAIKVVC
- a CDS encoding NAD(P)/FAD-dependent oxidoreductase, producing MKKIHETDLLVIGGGAAGLCAAAEAATAGASVTVIESDLHPGGQLVKQTHKFFGSRDEYAGTRGYKIADILLDEISSLGDKVKINCNSTVTGCYPEDGVYTVMEGEENYYRVKAKKAVVATGAQERMIPFPNNDLPGVYGAGAVQTLMNVYGVVPGKKVVMVGAGNIGLIVSYQLTQAGVEVAAVVEAMPKIGGYWVHAAKIRRLGIPILLRHTIVEAIGDKVLEGAVIQELDDKFQLIGEPRKIDCDIICMAVGLTPTTELFWQAGCKMQFVPQLCGYVPFRDKTMRTSNPDIWVAGDASGIEEASAAMVEGRIAGHAAAKALGHKVEDKKFEEYWTRLHHLRAGEVGEKILAGIGQVLVERWEA
- a CDS encoding (2Fe-2S)-binding protein; translated protein: MELIQNHPILDYKHGREVTFTFDGRELKGYEGEPIAMALHANGVHIYRITPEMKRTRGFFCAIGKCSSCFMVVDGVPNVRTCVTPLTAGMKVETQRDKGRVPLEVC
- a CDS encoding helix-turn-helix transcriptional regulator is translated as MTAPQKINPRLKILIPVVRGLAKILGKDYEVNLHDVSMPEHSLVLCENGYVTGRSEGGPMTDFGLFMLQSEEYQNKDGIYNYLAKNNRGELIKCSCIFIRDENEKTIAFLCINYDLKKAIAAQELIESLVKVDMGKIEQYPENFDPPSDQSGKFPEPVRESFAQDLEEVMGDSLAQAKRRIGKPLQYLTKPEKKQVIKELHDKGFFLLKGAVDTLAAEMGNTKFTIYAYIRDIQKKQ
- a CDS encoding PLP-dependent aminotransferase family protein; the encoded protein is MRYSDRILSTPSSFIRDILKVTQDPSVISFAGGLPNPISFPEEALKESACRIIDNEGGKVFQYSTTEGHLPLRQFVADKYNKNFGLNITPEDVLITTGSQQALDLIAKTLLNKGDRVIIEEPGYLGAIQAFCMFEPEFLPVTLEDDGLDLKKLEEALKKERVKFAYVVPNFQNPTGLTYSKERREAVCALFDRYDTVLVEDDPYGELRFKGEKLPYIGAGKLPHSVLLGTFSKTVTPGMRLGFIITQDKELMNHLVTAKQSSDLHTNIFSQYMIADYLAHNEYQKHVDKIIALYKGQAEAMLAAMKEYFPAHVKYTEPEGGMFIWVTLPEGQSALDLFHKAMEKKVAFVPGDPFYAGKTNVNTFRLNYTNSTPETIREGIKRLAEVL
- a CDS encoding aminotransferase class I/II-fold pyridoxal phosphate-dependent enzyme, giving the protein MRIKAFKLERLFARYAEQAKYTLSQSSCESCSMKEILDMADPECKKLWDNLSLGYTRPAGFAPLREAISKRYTSLRPSDILELTPEEGIFIFMNNMLEPGDEVIVMHPTLPSLYELPRTLGCKVIKWPLEVTSWGWRLDVNFLAENISPKTKLLIMNIPNNPTGYIPVRTELDRILNLADRMGTWVFNEETYRGMEHDPAAALPSLADIYPRATVIGGLNKYGLPGTRMGWLASKNRQLIEECAGYKDYTTYCNNAPGEILATIAMRNAPDLLQRNHKIVLENLGMAEAFFKKHRDLFQWIQPNGGSTAFPRLLPPYDVTEMCERAMTEKKLLIIGERAFGLDTNHFRVGLGRLDFSKALAVFSDIADEIQAKRAEAAN